Proteins encoded together in one Anaerococcus murdochii window:
- a CDS encoding ABC transporter ATP-binding protein encodes MKIYKKLFAYVQDKKYLGFLAIVFSAISAVLTVYGFYLIYKFLDNLIINSDLSGAESLALKSVITLTSGAIFYCVSGMFSHILGFRLETNLRKRGIDGLEKASFRFFDLNPSGQIRKIIDDNAAQTHQVVAHMIPDSSQAIVTPILVLALGFIVSIRVGITLLALTIIGGLILGAMMGEQKFMKIYQEALSKLSAETVEYVRGMQVVKIFRANVESFKSFYKAIKDYSKYAYDYSLSCKKPYVLYQWLFFGLIAILIIPIVYFIASLGSSKVILLDLIMILFLSGVLFVSFMRMMWYSMYISQGNYAVDTLEAIYEDMQKDKLMHGNVNNFKNYNIEFDNVSFAYNDKAVIENLSFKLEEGKSYALVGSSGSGKSTVAKLISGFYNVNEGSIKIGGVAISEYSDEALIKAISFVFQDSKLFKKSIYDNVALANKDASKDDVMKALKLAGCDLILDKFPERENTIIGSKGVYLSGGEKQRIAIARAILKDSKIIIMDEASASIDPDNEFELQKAFKNLMKGKTVIMIAHRLSTIKELDEILVMDGGKIIERGSDKELMSSDTKYKRLQELFNSANEWRVSNEGVL; translated from the coding sequence ATGAAGATTTACAAAAAACTATTTGCATATGTACAGGATAAAAAATATCTTGGATTTTTAGCTATAGTTTTTTCTGCTATATCTGCTGTACTTACAGTATATGGATTTTATTTAATCTACAAATTTCTGGATAATTTAATAATTAATTCAGATTTATCTGGTGCAGAGAGCTTAGCATTAAAATCTGTTATTACACTAACAAGTGGAGCGATATTTTATTGTGTTTCAGGAATGTTTTCACACATCTTGGGATTTAGGCTTGAAACAAATTTAAGGAAAAGGGGGATTGATGGGTTAGAGAAAGCTAGTTTTAGATTCTTTGACTTGAATCCTTCTGGTCAAATTAGAAAAATCATAGATGACAATGCCGCACAAACTCATCAGGTTGTAGCTCACATGATTCCAGATAGCTCTCAGGCAATAGTTACACCTATACTTGTACTTGCACTTGGTTTTATAGTAAGTATAAGAGTTGGCATAACCTTGCTTGCTCTTACTATAATCGGCGGCTTAATTTTAGGAGCAATGATGGGCGAGCAAAAATTTATGAAGATATACCAAGAAGCGCTATCTAAATTAAGTGCTGAAACTGTTGAATACGTTAGAGGAATGCAGGTTGTAAAAATATTTAGAGCAAATGTCGAATCATTTAAAAGCTTTTATAAGGCGATAAAAGATTACTCGAAGTATGCTTATGATTATTCACTATCTTGTAAAAAACCTTATGTTTTGTATCAGTGGTTATTTTTTGGACTGATTGCAATTTTAATCATTCCAATAGTTTATTTTATTGCTAGCTTGGGTAGCAGCAAGGTGATTTTACTTGACCTTATCATGATTTTATTTTTATCAGGAGTTCTTTTTGTTTCATTTATGAGAATGATGTGGTACTCTATGTACATTTCTCAAGGTAATTATGCAGTAGATACTTTAGAGGCTATTTACGAAGATATGCAAAAAGACAAATTGATGCATGGCAATGTCAATAATTTTAAAAACTACAATATAGAATTTGACAATGTAAGCTTTGCTTATAACGATAAAGCTGTTATTGAAAATTTATCCTTTAAATTAGAAGAAGGAAAGTCCTATGCACTAGTCGGTTCATCGGGATCAGGCAAATCGACTGTAGCAAAACTTATATCGGGTTTTTACAATGTTAATGAAGGAAGCATAAAGATAGGCGGCGTAGCAATAAGTGAATACTCTGATGAAGCCTTAATTAAAGCCATTTCCTTTGTTTTTCAAGATTCAAAATTATTCAAGAAAAGTATTTATGACAATGTAGCTTTAGCTAATAAAGATGCGAGCAAAGATGACGTTATGAAAGCCTTAAAATTAGCAGGATGCGATTTGATACTAGACAAATTCCCAGAAAGAGAAAACACTATCATAGGCTCAAAAGGAGTTTATTTATCTGGTGGAGAAAAACAAAGAATCGCAATTGCCAGAGCAATTTTAAAGGATTCTAAAATTATTATTATGGATGAAGCATCAGCATCTATTGACCCAGATAACGAGTTTGAATTGCAAAAAGCTTTCAAGAATCTTATGAAGGGTAAAACAGTTATCATGATTGCACACAGACTATCTACAATTAAAGAGCTTGATGAAATACTTGTTATGGATGGTGGCAAAATTATAGAAAGAGGTTCTGACAAAGAATTAATGTCAAGTGATACAAAGTATAAGAGACTGCAAGAACTCTTTAACAGTGCGAATGAATGGAGGGTTTCAAATGAAGGAGTTTTATAA
- a CDS encoding MptD family putative ECF transporter S component: MDNKKLKVKDLVSIGVFAVIYFALMFGVGMMGMVPILFLIYPTVLGIIAGTVVMLFMTKVQKPWALFIFGMISPLVMFAAGHTYVVVVLSLIVMIIAELIRKIGNYNSFKYNMLSYAVFCIWICSSMMQMLLAKEVYIEHCKMMGDDYVVALEKLITYPHMALVALGAFIGGIIGAYIGKALLKKHFEKAGIV, translated from the coding sequence ATGGATAATAAAAAATTAAAAGTAAAAGATTTAGTAAGTATCGGTGTTTTTGCCGTAATTTATTTCGCCTTGATGTTTGGTGTTGGTATGATGGGTATGGTCCCAATATTGTTTTTAATATACCCAACAGTTTTGGGCATAATTGCAGGGACTGTAGTTATGTTATTTATGACTAAGGTTCAAAAACCATGGGCGTTATTTATATTTGGTATGATATCACCACTTGTGATGTTTGCTGCTGGACATACTTATGTAGTTGTAGTTTTATCGCTTATAGTAATGATAATAGCAGAATTAATTAGAAAGATTGGCAATTACAATTCTTTTAAATACAATATGCTTTCTTACGCTGTATTTTGCATATGGATTTGCAGCTCTATGATGCAAATGCTTTTGGCAAAAGAAGTATATATAGAACATTGCAAAATGATGGGAGACGACTATGTAGTAGCCCTAGAAAAACTAATAACATATCCTCACATGGCTTTAGTAGCCTTAGGTGCTTTTATAGGAGGAATAATTGGGGCATATATAGGAAAGGCTCTATTGAAAAAACACTTTGAAAAAGCAGGCATTGTATAA
- a CDS encoding helix-turn-helix domain-containing protein has translation MTYYDFVKDYMKVDECKNNKKYSSAGHTFCWSKEDLTYADGLYWFYEGDGFIIDVHDFYISEEVVQNNTYSMADYASIYTSYIVSANGEKFSPYQTLTANSLCTLDFDNIKDDFLFLLHENCYYLAVSIGFKKELIEKHLASININPESFYSSLLQPNQIILTKSLEKVAMEILNCKMDAPAADFFFKAKANEWVSIVIDTYLNRKKYKIESDDNKALEDVSRFLDDHFAMNVNQETLEKISKMSGTKLKNLFKEKYGQSITEYTQRKRMNVAETLLLNTQLPIKEIAESVGYSSASKFSIYYKRYKGKLPSEVRGLACDHYNLNCDCCD, from the coding sequence ATGACATATTACGATTTTGTAAAAGATTATATGAAAGTAGATGAATGTAAAAACAATAAGAAGTATTCAAGTGCAGGCCACACTTTTTGTTGGAGTAAAGAAGATTTAACTTATGCAGATGGCTTGTATTGGTTTTATGAAGGAGATGGATTTATTATTGATGTCCATGATTTTTATATCAGTGAAGAAGTAGTTCAAAATAATACCTATAGTATGGCAGATTATGCTTCAATATACACAAGCTACATAGTCAGCGCAAACGGCGAGAAATTCAGTCCTTATCAAACGCTTACCGCAAACTCATTATGCACACTTGATTTCGACAACATAAAAGATGACTTCCTATTTTTATTACACGAGAACTGTTATTATCTTGCCGTTTCGATTGGCTTTAAAAAGGAGCTAATAGAAAAACATTTAGCATCTATTAACATTAATCCGGAATCATTTTATTCATCTTTACTTCAACCGAATCAAATTATACTTACAAAGTCATTGGAAAAAGTGGCAATGGAAATCTTGAATTGCAAGATGGATGCCCCCGCCGCTGATTTTTTCTTCAAAGCAAAGGCAAATGAATGGGTAAGTATAGTTATTGACACATACTTAAATAGAAAAAAATATAAAATTGAGTCTGACGATAATAAAGCACTTGAAGATGTATCCAGATTTTTAGACGATCATTTCGCCATGAATGTAAATCAGGAAACCCTTGAAAAAATATCTAAAATGAGCGGAACTAAATTAAAAAATCTGTTCAAAGAAAAATATGGTCAAAGCATTACAGAATATACCCAAAGAAAAAGAATGAATGTAGCTGAAACTCTTCTCTTAAATACCCAACTGCCTATAAAAGAAATTGCAGAATCTGTTGGATATTCATCTGCTAGCAAATTTTCCATTTATTACAAAAGATACAAGGGAAAACTTCCCAGCGAAGTCCGTGGTTTGGCTTGCGACCATTACAATTTAAATTGTGATTGCTGTGATTAA
- a CDS encoding ABC transporter ATP-binding protein produces MKEFYKKRFALTDKGARNLSKATMASFFVYCINMLPAMLLMIFAQEVLDNINKSNGFYTAFSVLTLIAMYILLSIEYDKLYSTTYQESADLRIRTAENLSKLPLSYFSKHDISDLAQTIMSDIEGIEHAMSHAIPKVGGMALFFPLISIMMLVSNVKMGLAVIIPTILSFIFIPLSKKHQVKGQKRYYDVLRENSESFQENIEMQMEIKAYGLSEEMKEKLYEKMDKSEKVHLKTEIGLILTMSLSSIFSFISLAVVIFVGVNLIINKEISVLYLVGYLLAAIKLKDSLDASKEGMMEIFYLSPKIERLKEIQNQNLQEGEDYNLKKFDIDLKNVEFAYNKDAKILNGVSFKAKQGEVTALVGASGCGKTTILKLISRLYDYDEGQILIDGKDIKEISTESLFDKVSIVFQDVVLFNQSVMENIRIGKQDASDEEVKIAAKLANCTDFIEKMDKGFDTLIGENGAELSGGERQRLSIARAFLKDASILILDEIAASLDVDNEKKIQESLNNLVKDKTVVIISHRMKSIENADKIVVLENGRVESEGKHEELLQKSKVYKNLIEKTKMAEEFIY; encoded by the coding sequence ATGAAGGAGTTTTATAAAAAAAGATTTGCTCTTACAGATAAGGGAGCGAGAAATTTATCTAAAGCGACAATGGCCTCATTTTTCGTCTACTGTATAAACATGCTTCCTGCCATGTTACTAATGATTTTTGCCCAGGAAGTTTTAGATAATATCAATAAAAGCAATGGATTTTATACAGCATTCTCAGTTTTGACTTTGATAGCAATGTATATTCTGCTTTCTATCGAATACGATAAATTATATAGCACAACATATCAAGAAAGTGCGGATTTAAGAATAAGGACAGCAGAGAATTTATCAAAACTACCTCTATCATACTTTTCTAAACATGACATTTCAGACCTAGCGCAAACAATCATGTCTGATATTGAAGGCATAGAACATGCAATGAGCCACGCAATACCAAAAGTGGGTGGCATGGCACTCTTCTTCCCACTTATATCCATCATGATGCTAGTGAGCAATGTCAAGATGGGTTTAGCTGTAATTATTCCAACGATATTAAGCTTTATATTTATACCCCTATCTAAAAAACATCAGGTTAAGGGACAAAAAAGATATTATGACGTCTTAAGAGAAAACTCAGAAAGCTTTCAAGAAAATATCGAAATGCAAATGGAGATCAAAGCCTATGGCTTATCAGAGGAAATGAAAGAAAAGCTATATGAAAAAATGGATAAAAGTGAAAAAGTGCACTTAAAGACAGAGATAGGACTTATTTTAACTATGTCACTTTCATCTATTTTTAGCTTTATATCCCTTGCTGTCGTAATATTTGTTGGCGTAAATCTAATTATTAATAAAGAGATAAGTGTCCTCTACCTTGTAGGATATTTACTAGCGGCTATAAAGTTAAAAGACTCTTTAGATGCATCTAAAGAAGGCATGATGGAGATATTTTATTTATCGCCAAAAATTGAAAGACTAAAAGAAATTCAAAATCAAAATTTACAAGAAGGCGAAGACTATAATTTGAAAAAATTTGATATTGATCTAAAAAATGTTGAATTTGCCTATAATAAAGATGCAAAAATTTTAAACGGTGTAAGCTTTAAAGCTAAACAGGGAGAGGTTACTGCTTTGGTAGGAGCAAGTGGCTGTGGCAAAACAACTATCTTGAAACTTATATCAAGACTTTATGATTATGACGAGGGACAAATCTTAATCGATGGCAAGGATATAAAAGAAATATCAACAGAATCCCTTTTTGACAAGGTATCAATAGTTTTCCAAGATGTCGTTCTATTTAATCAAAGCGTTATGGAAAATATTAGAATTGGTAAGCAAGATGCAAGTGACGAAGAAGTTAAAATAGCAGCAAAACTTGCAAACTGCACAGATTTTATAGAAAAAATGGATAAGGGTTTCGATACACTTATCGGTGAGAACGGTGCTGAGCTATCAGGAGGAGAAAGACAAAGATTATCAATAGCCAGAGCCTTCTTAAAAGATGCGTCGATATTGATTTTAGATGAGATAGCAGCAAGCCTTGATGTTGACAACGAGAAAAAGATTCAAGAGTCCTTAAATAATTTAGTTAAAGATAAAACTGTTGTCATCATTTCACATAGAATGAAATCCATAGAAAATGCAGACAAGATAGTAGTTCTTGAAAACGGAAGAGTAGAAAGCGAAGGCAAACATGAAGAGCTTTTACAAAAATCAAAAGTTTACAAGAATTTAATAGAAAAAACAAAAATGGCAGAAGAATTTATATATTGA
- a CDS encoding MATE family efflux transporter: MKQNMKEQLLTKKPLSLMFQLSIPAVIGMVVIGLYPLMDGIFAGQIIGENAMAACSIAMPLTFFNNGIATLIGIGSASILSRAMGKSDKDTIDKLMGNLIYWIIFFSTIITIGGILLGPYFLDLIGATGEIKGLGIRYLRIIFLGSNFVNFTQSANMVMRGEGLMKRAMSIMGLGAFINIALDPILMKLMGDYAIEGAAIATVTAQIIQAVITLYYFKSKSENVKIKKIKKEKDISKEMFGVGVSAMIMQVFFMVQQTLLYRQAFRYGGDPNAILMSATLRFYGFSFIPIWGMSQALQPIIGTNFGAKQYDRVKETMKIFSIGGTVLAAIFWLPAQVFSKQLLGLFKVSQDIISSGVNNFRMFYSVFILYGIMIMTITFFQAIGDGKKAGMIVMLRQLILLVPALLILPRVFGAGAVWWTEPVVDFTMIMVGLAMQAKALSNMNVND, from the coding sequence ATGAAACAAAACATGAAAGAACAGTTGTTGACCAAGAAGCCATTGTCTTTAATGTTTCAATTATCTATACCAGCAGTAATTGGGATGGTAGTTATAGGTCTATATCCACTTATGGATGGAATATTTGCTGGACAAATAATTGGTGAGAATGCCATGGCGGCTTGCTCAATAGCTATGCCGCTTACATTTTTTAATAATGGGATTGCAACGCTTATAGGGATAGGTTCGGCATCAATTTTATCAAGAGCCATGGGAAAGAGTGATAAAGATACTATAGACAAGCTTATGGGAAATCTTATCTATTGGATTATATTTTTTTCAACGATCATAACAATAGGAGGAATACTTCTAGGACCATATTTTTTAGATTTAATTGGAGCAACAGGAGAAATAAAGGGATTAGGCATAAGGTATTTAAGAATAATATTTCTAGGCTCAAATTTTGTAAACTTTACCCAGTCAGCCAATATGGTTATGCGTGGTGAAGGACTTATGAAAAGAGCAATGAGTATCATGGGACTTGGTGCCTTTATCAATATAGCTCTTGATCCAATACTAATGAAATTAATGGGTGATTATGCCATTGAGGGAGCAGCTATAGCAACTGTAACAGCACAAATAATTCAAGCGGTTATTACTCTTTATTATTTTAAGAGTAAAAGTGAAAATGTAAAAATAAAGAAAATAAAAAAAGAAAAAGATATATCAAAGGAAATGTTTGGAGTAGGAGTATCAGCTATGATCATGCAAGTATTTTTCATGGTTCAACAAACATTGCTTTATAGACAAGCTTTTAGATATGGAGGAGATCCAAATGCAATATTAATGTCTGCAACTTTGAGGTTTTATGGATTTTCATTTATACCAATTTGGGGAATGAGTCAGGCATTACAGCCGATTATTGGTACAAACTTTGGAGCAAAACAATACGATAGAGTAAAGGAAACTATGAAGATATTTTCTATAGGAGGAACAGTACTTGCGGCAATTTTTTGGTTACCAGCACAAGTATTTTCAAAACAGTTACTTGGTTTATTTAAAGTAAGTCAGGATATAATTTCAAGTGGAGTTAATAATTTCAGAATGTTCTATTCAGTATTTATTCTTTATGGAATTATGATTATGACAATAACTTTTTTCCAAGCGATAGGGGATGGAAAAAAAGCTGGAATGATTGTAATGTTAAGACAGCTAATACTACTTGTTCCAGCCTTACTTATATTACCAAGAGTATTTGGAGCAGGGGCTGTTTGGTGGACAGAACCAGTTGTAGATTTTACTATGATAATGGTAGGTTTAGCAATGCAAGCAAAGGCTCTTTCGAATATGAATGTAAATGATTAA